The following nucleotide sequence is from Streptomyces sp. NBC_00239.
GCTCCCCGCTCCAGGCCGCCCTGGCCTGGCAGGCGGCCGGCGCCGAATGGCTGCACCTCGTCGACCTCGACGCCGCCTTCGGCACCGGCGACAACCGCGACCTCGTCGCCGAGATCACCCGCGCCATGGACATCAAGGTGGAGCTCTCCGGCGGCATCCGCGACGACGCCTCCCTCGCCAAGGCCCTCGCCACCGGCTGCACCCGCGTCAACCTGGGCACCGCCGCCCTGGAGACCCCCGACTGGGTCGCCAAGGTCATCGCCGAGCACGGCGACAAGATCGCCGTCGGCCTCGACGTCGTCGGCACCACCCTCAAGGGCCGCGGCTGGACCAGCGAGGGCGGCGACCTCTACGAGACCCTCGCCCGCCTCGACGCCGAGGGCTGCGCCCGCTACGTCGTCACCGACATCGGCAAGGACGGCACCCTCACCGGCCCCAACCTGGAGCTGCTGAAGAACGTCTGCGCCGCCACCGACCGGCCCGTCGTCGCCTCCGGCGGCGTCTCCTCCCTCGACGACCTCCGCGCCCTGTCCGGGCTCGTCCCGCTGGGCGTCGAGGGCGCGATCGTCGGCAAGGCCCTGTACGCCAAGGCCTTCACCCTCGAAGAGGCGCTGGAAGTGGTCTCCGCATGAGCGACGGCACGAACGAGGTCAAGCGGATCTCCTCCGGCGGCCCCTGGGAGGACGTGATCGCGTACTCCCGCGCCGTCGAGCTCCCCAACGGCATGGTCCTGGTGTCCGGCTGCGTCTCCGTGGTCGACGGGTCCGTCGTCGCGGGCAACCCGTACGAGCAGACCGTCAACGCCTTCAACGTGGCGCTGGGCGCCCTCGCGCAGGTCGGCCTCGGCGCCGAGCACGTCGTCCGCACCCGCATGTACCTGACCCACGCGCGCGACGTCGACGAGGTGGGCCGCGCCCACAAGCTGCTCTTCGACGCCGCCCGCCCCGCCAGCACGATGGTCATCGTCGCCGGGCTCGTCGACCCCAACCTGGTTGTCGAGGTCGAGGTCGAGGCCTACCGCGGAGGTGCCGCATGACCCTCGCCGTACGCGTGATCCCCTGCCTCGACGTGGACAACGGCCGCGTCGTCAAGGGCGTCAACTTCCAGAACCTCCGCGACGCCGGCGACCCCGTCGAGATGGCCAAGCTGTACGACGCCGAAGGCGCCGACGAGCTGACCTTCCTCGACATCACCGCCTCCTCCGGCAACCGGGAGACCACCTACGACGTGGTGCGCCGCACCGCCGAGCAGGTCTTCATCCCCCTCACCGTCGGCGGCGGCGTGCGCACCGCGGACGACGTCGACAAGCTCCTGCGG
It contains:
- the priA gene encoding bifunctional 1-(5-phosphoribosyl)-5-((5-phosphoribosylamino)methylideneamino)imidazole-4-carboxamide isomerase/phosphoribosylanthranilate isomerase PriA — translated: MTVNTLELLPAVDVRDGQAVRLVHGASGSETSYGSPLQAALAWQAAGAEWLHLVDLDAAFGTGDNRDLVAEITRAMDIKVELSGGIRDDASLAKALATGCTRVNLGTAALETPDWVAKVIAEHGDKIAVGLDVVGTTLKGRGWTSEGGDLYETLARLDAEGCARYVVTDIGKDGTLTGPNLELLKNVCAATDRPVVASGGVSSLDDLRALSGLVPLGVEGAIVGKALYAKAFTLEEALEVVSA
- a CDS encoding RidA family protein, with amino-acid sequence MSDGTNEVKRISSGGPWEDVIAYSRAVELPNGMVLVSGCVSVVDGSVVAGNPYEQTVNAFNVALGALAQVGLGAEHVVRTRMYLTHARDVDEVGRAHKLLFDAARPASTMVIVAGLVDPNLVVEVEVEAYRGGAA